The Osmia bicornis bicornis chromosome 12, iOsmBic2.1, whole genome shotgun sequence genome includes a region encoding these proteins:
- the LOC114877612 gene encoding neuropathy target esterase sws isoform X5, giving the protein MEVVELFNKYNEKLGSFILSRWIGKLITEYQTSKTLFIIIISVLLIVLIISIIILRKWKNKEFLPEVKEFVGVGTGKPRFRKRDKLLFYGRKMLRKAKSISGQVHATGQGKKRKAVMRFARRLLQLKKDTVPLQLKVLEPPAEYLEEDLGPGDRVPPDALYMLQSIRVFGHFEKPVFLKLCKHTEIMNLPAGSTLFKIGDPDENLFIVQQGLVNVYITGPDGSQISLKLVKTGESVTSLLSFTDVLTGHTSTYKTVSARAVEDSIVVKLPMSAFQEVFQDHPDAFVRVIQVIMVRLQRVTFTALHQYLGLSAELVNQGTHKKKQSPFSGSPVRSRTKESFTSQSAENQFSAPATTSSEQHASSEIPHRETCSLNSHQSVPIVISRRSKTNLDWKNENLSAQSGQNTADMVPECDSHWPNSSTMTPQQSQQSQQSQQSQHGSQPDVVHSGNSHQNKKRSTTIEPIQQQLDDAHLVQIATEAFVRELGLEDDSILKDGKVQIREVPAGTYLMKEESHKDVALVYVVSGALLVSQRVSEGRDIGQEVHMFSAHQGEIVGGLAVLTGEPSFYTIRAKHPSRIALLSKPTFFAIMREQPTVVLHVAHSVVRRLSPFVRQVDFALDWLFLESGRAVYRQGDESDSTFIVLSGRLRSVITYTNGKKELVAEYGKGDLVGIVEMVTQTPRSTTVMAVRDSELAKLPEGLFNVIKLRFPIVVTRLINLLGHRILGTWQQAHAKNGSSDTQRAAATVDARPAQVNFSTVAIVPVSDDVPLTAFTYELYHSLCAIGPCLRLTSEVVRKTLGSTIMEPVNEYRLTSWLAQQEDQHRISLYQCDSTYTLWTQRCVRQADCILIVGLGDRPPSIGRTEREVERLVMRTQKELVLLHREGGQRPSNTVQWLNMRSWVSSHHHIQCPKRMFTRRSQYRINELYSKVLMSEPNVHSDFSRLARWLTGTSVGLVLGGGGARGAAHVGMLKAVLEAGIPIDMVGGVSIGAFMGALWCMEKNITTTTQKAREWSKKMTQWWRQIMDLTYPVTSMFSGKDFNKTIQTTFGDTYIEDLWLPYFIITTDITDSCMRTHTHGSLWRYIRASMSLSGYMPPMCDPVDGHLLLDGGYVNNLPGLLWRYIRASMTIAGVFPPICDPLDGHLLVDGCYVNNVPVL; this is encoded by the exons ATGGAG GTGGtggaattatttaataaatacaacGAGAAACTAggatcttttattttatcaagaTGGATTGGCAAATTAATCACAGAATATCAAACATCAAAGACCTTATTTATAATCATAATATCTGTTCTGttaattgtattaattatatcGATAATCATTCTTCGAAAATGGAAAAACAAAGAATTTCTACCGGAAGTAAAAGAATTTGTCGGAGTAGGTACAGGCAAACCGAGATTCagaaaaagagacaaattactTTTCTATGGAAGAAAGATGTTACGCAAAGCAAAATCGATCAGTGGACAAGTACACGCAACTGGacaagggaaaaaaagaaaggctGTAATGCGATTCGCGCGAAGACTTTTACAGCTCAAGAAAGATACGGTGCCCCTGCAACTAAAA gTACTGGAACCGCCTGCTGAATATTTAGAAGAAGACTTAGGCCCTGGTGATAGAGTACCACCCGATGCTTTGTATATGTTACAAAGTATTAGAGTATTTGGTCATTTTGAAAAACCTGTTTTCTTAAAATTATGCAAACATACGGAAATTATGAATTTACCAGCTGGAAgtactttatttaaaattggagATCctgatgaaaatttatttattgtacaGCAAGGCTTGGTTAATGTATATATCACAGGACCTGATGGTTCTCAGATATCGTTAAAGCTGGTAAAAACAGGAGAATCGGTCACTAGCCTCCTTAGTTTCACCGACGTACTTACTGGGCATACAAGTACCTATAAAACAGTATCCGCTAGAGCTGTCGAGGATTCTATCGTAGTTAAGTTACCAATGAGTGCATTTCAAGAG GTTTTTCAAGATCATCCTGATGCATTTGTTCGAGTTATCCAGGTCATTATGGTTCGCCTTCAGAGAGTCACTTTTACTGCTTTACATCAGTATCTTGGACTATCTGCGGAATTAGTTAATCAAGGAACGcataaaaagaaacagagtCCGTTTTCTGGATCTCCGGTTAGATCGAGAACAAAAGAAAGTTTTACTAGCCAAAGTGCAGAAAATCAGTTCAGCGCGCCTGCAACCACTTCATCGGAACAACATGCTTCGAGTGAAATACCTCATCGTGAAACTTGTTCGTTAAATAGTCATCAATCTGTACCTATTGTTATAAGTCGACG GTCGAAAACTAATCTTgattggaaaaatgaaaatttaagtgCACAATCAGGTCAGAACACAGCAGACATGGTGCCAGAATGCGATTCTCACTGGCCGAATTCTTCGACCATGACACCGCAACAATCGCAACAATCGCAACAATCGCAACAATCGCAACATGGATCACAACCGGACGTTGTACACAGTGGAAATTCTCATCAGAACAAAAAACGGTCTACTACGATCGAACCAATTCAGCAACAACTCGATGATGCACATCTTGTGCAGATAGCTACAGAAGCATTTGTTAGAGAACTTGGCTTAGAAGATGACTCTATACTGAAAGATGGCAAGGTTCAAATCAGAGAAGTACCAGCTGGAACTTACTTAATGAAGGAAGAATCTCATAAG GATGTTGCACTTGTCTATGTTGTATCTGGTGCGTTATTAGTTAGTCAACGCGTTTCAGAGGGAAGAGACATAGGTCAAGAAGTCCACATGTTTAGTGCTCATCAAGGTGAAATAGTCGGAGGACTAGCTGTATTGACTGGAGAACCTTCTTTTTATACTATTAGAGCGAAACATCCTAGTCGCATAGCTCTTCTTAGTAAACCAACATTTTTCGCTATTATGCGAGAACAACCTACTGTTGTATTACATGTAGCTCACTCGGTTGTTCGAAGACTTAGTCCCTTCGTACGGcag GTCGATTTTGCTCTCGATTGGCTGTTCCTAGAAAGTGGTAGAGCAGTATATAGACAAGGAGATGAATCTGATTCGACTTTCATCGTTCTAAGTGGTCGATTACGATCAGTAATCACGTATACAAACGGGAAAAAAGAACTTGTTGCCGAGTATGGTAAAGGAGATCTAGTTGGTATCGTAGAAATGGTCACTCAGACTCCACGATCAACAACAGTAATGGCAGTACGAGACTCTGAGCTAGCAAAACTCCCTGAAGGATtatttaatgttattaaacTACGTTTCCCGATAGTAGTTACACGACTGATAAATTTACTTGGACATCGTATTCTTGGCACTTGGCAACAAGCACACGCAAAGAACGGTAGTAGTGATACACA ACGTGCTGCTGCGACAGTCGATGCAAGACCAGCCCAAGTGAATTTTTCAACTGTCGCGATAGTTCCAGTATCCGATGATGTACCATTAACTGCATTTACATATGAACTTTATCATTCATTATGCGCTATTGGGCCGTGTTTACGTCTCACCTCAGAAGTCGTTCGCAAA ACATTAGGTAGTACTATCATGGAACCTGTAAATGAATATCGATTAACTTCGTGGCTTGCACAGCAAGAAGATCAGCACAGAATTTCGTTATACCAATGTGATTCGACATATACACTGTGGACTCAACGGTGTGTCCGACAAGCTGATTGCATCCTTATCGTAGGACTAGGGGACCGACCTCCATCTATAGGTAGAACTGAACGAGAAGTTGAACGTTTAGTGATGAGAACGCAGAAAGAATTGGTACTTTTGCACAGAGAAGGTGGGCAACGGCCTTCAAATACAGTACAATGGTTAAATATGAGATCTTGGGTTTCTAGTCATCATCATATTCAGTGTCCCAAACGAATGTTTACAAGAAGATCTCAGTATAGAATT aaCGAGCTGTATTCGAAAGTTCTTATGTCTGAACCAAACGTGCATAGCGATTTTAGTAGACTTGCTCGTTGGTTAACCGGAACTTCGGTAGGGCTTGTGCTCGGTGGTGGTGGTGCTAGAGGTGCGGCGCACGTAGGAATGCTCAAAGCAGTTCTCGAAGCTGGTATACCTATTGATATGGTTGGTGGAGTTAGTATTGGAGCATTTATGGGTGCACTGTGGTGCATGGAAAAGAATATTACAACAACCACTCAGAAAGCACGTGAATGGTCCAAG AAAATGACACAGTGGTGGAGACAAATAATGGATCTGACATATCCAGTAACATCCATGTTTTCAGGAAAggattttaataaaacgatTCAAACAACATTCGGAGATACGTATATAGAAGATCTCTGGTTACCGTACTTTATAATAACCACTGACATCACTGATTCCTGTATGCGTACGCACACGCACG GATCGCTGTGGCGGTATATTCGGGCTTCGATGTCTTTGTCTGGTTACATGCCCCCCATGTGTGACCCAGTTGATGGCCATCTCCTGCTCGACGGCGGGTACGTCAATAACCTTCCAG GTTTACTATGGAGATACATTCGAGCCAGTATGACGATTGCGGGGGTTTTTCCTCCTATTTGCGACCCTCTTGACGGGCATCTTTTGGTCGATGGGTGTTATGTTAATAACGTGCCAG TTTTATAA
- the LOC114877612 gene encoding neuropathy target esterase sws isoform X6, with translation MEVVELFNKYNEKLGSFILSRWIGKLITEYQTSKTLFIIIISVLLIVLIISIIILRKWKNKEFLPEVKEFVGVGTGKPRFRKRDKLLFYGRKMLRKAKSISGQVHATGQGKKRKAVMRFARRLLQLKKDTVPLQLKVLEPPAEYLEEDLGPGDRVPPDALYMLQSIRVFGHFEKPVFLKLCKHTEIMNLPAGSTLFKIGDPDENLFIVQQGLVNVYITGPDGSQISLKLVKTGESVTSLLSFTDVLTGHTSTYKTVSARAVEDSIVVKLPMSAFQEVFQDHPDAFVRVIQVIMVRLQRVTFTALHQYLGLSAELVNQGTHKKKQSPFSGSPVRSRTKESFTSQSAENQFSAPATTSSEQHASSEIPHRETCSLNSHQSVPIVISRRSKTNLDWKNENLSAQSGQNTADMVPECDSHWPNSSTMTPQQSQQSQQSQQSQHGSQPDVVHSGNSHQNKKRSTTIEPIQQQLDDAHLVQIATEAFVRELGLEDDSILKDGKVQIREVPAGTYLMKEESHKDVALVYVVSGALLVSQRVSEGRDIGQEVHMFSAHQGEIVGGLAVLTGEPSFYTIRAKHPSRIALLSKPTFFAIMREQPTVVLHVAHSVVRRLSPFVRQVDFALDWLFLESGRAVYRQGDESDSTFIVLSGRLRSVITYTNGKKELVAEYGKGDLVGIVEMVTQTPRSTTVMAVRDSELAKLPEGLFNVIKLRFPIVVTRLINLLGHRILGTWQQAHAKNGSSDTQRAAATVDARPAQVNFSTVAIVPVSDDVPLTAFTYELYHSLCAIGPCLRLTSEVVRKTLGSTIMEPVNEYRLTSWLAQQEDQHRISLYQCDSTYTLWTQRCVRQADCILIVGLGDRPPSIGRTEREVERLVMRTQKELVLLHREGGQRPSNTVQWLNMRSWVSSHHHIQCPKRMFTRRSQYRINELYSKVLMSEPNVHSDFSRLARWLTGTSVGLVLGGGGARGAAHVGMLKAVLEAGIPIDMVGGVSIGAFMGALWCMEKNITTTTQKAREWSKKMTQWWRQIMDLTYPVTSMFSGKDFNKTIQTTFGDTYIEDLWLPYFIITTDITDSCMRTHTHGSLWRYIRASMSLSGYMPPMCDPVDGHLLLDGGYVNNLPAKSTQVYYGDTFEPV, from the exons ATGGAG GTGGtggaattatttaataaatacaacGAGAAACTAggatcttttattttatcaagaTGGATTGGCAAATTAATCACAGAATATCAAACATCAAAGACCTTATTTATAATCATAATATCTGTTCTGttaattgtattaattatatcGATAATCATTCTTCGAAAATGGAAAAACAAAGAATTTCTACCGGAAGTAAAAGAATTTGTCGGAGTAGGTACAGGCAAACCGAGATTCagaaaaagagacaaattactTTTCTATGGAAGAAAGATGTTACGCAAAGCAAAATCGATCAGTGGACAAGTACACGCAACTGGacaagggaaaaaaagaaaggctGTAATGCGATTCGCGCGAAGACTTTTACAGCTCAAGAAAGATACGGTGCCCCTGCAACTAAAA gTACTGGAACCGCCTGCTGAATATTTAGAAGAAGACTTAGGCCCTGGTGATAGAGTACCACCCGATGCTTTGTATATGTTACAAAGTATTAGAGTATTTGGTCATTTTGAAAAACCTGTTTTCTTAAAATTATGCAAACATACGGAAATTATGAATTTACCAGCTGGAAgtactttatttaaaattggagATCctgatgaaaatttatttattgtacaGCAAGGCTTGGTTAATGTATATATCACAGGACCTGATGGTTCTCAGATATCGTTAAAGCTGGTAAAAACAGGAGAATCGGTCACTAGCCTCCTTAGTTTCACCGACGTACTTACTGGGCATACAAGTACCTATAAAACAGTATCCGCTAGAGCTGTCGAGGATTCTATCGTAGTTAAGTTACCAATGAGTGCATTTCAAGAG GTTTTTCAAGATCATCCTGATGCATTTGTTCGAGTTATCCAGGTCATTATGGTTCGCCTTCAGAGAGTCACTTTTACTGCTTTACATCAGTATCTTGGACTATCTGCGGAATTAGTTAATCAAGGAACGcataaaaagaaacagagtCCGTTTTCTGGATCTCCGGTTAGATCGAGAACAAAAGAAAGTTTTACTAGCCAAAGTGCAGAAAATCAGTTCAGCGCGCCTGCAACCACTTCATCGGAACAACATGCTTCGAGTGAAATACCTCATCGTGAAACTTGTTCGTTAAATAGTCATCAATCTGTACCTATTGTTATAAGTCGACG GTCGAAAACTAATCTTgattggaaaaatgaaaatttaagtgCACAATCAGGTCAGAACACAGCAGACATGGTGCCAGAATGCGATTCTCACTGGCCGAATTCTTCGACCATGACACCGCAACAATCGCAACAATCGCAACAATCGCAACAATCGCAACATGGATCACAACCGGACGTTGTACACAGTGGAAATTCTCATCAGAACAAAAAACGGTCTACTACGATCGAACCAATTCAGCAACAACTCGATGATGCACATCTTGTGCAGATAGCTACAGAAGCATTTGTTAGAGAACTTGGCTTAGAAGATGACTCTATACTGAAAGATGGCAAGGTTCAAATCAGAGAAGTACCAGCTGGAACTTACTTAATGAAGGAAGAATCTCATAAG GATGTTGCACTTGTCTATGTTGTATCTGGTGCGTTATTAGTTAGTCAACGCGTTTCAGAGGGAAGAGACATAGGTCAAGAAGTCCACATGTTTAGTGCTCATCAAGGTGAAATAGTCGGAGGACTAGCTGTATTGACTGGAGAACCTTCTTTTTATACTATTAGAGCGAAACATCCTAGTCGCATAGCTCTTCTTAGTAAACCAACATTTTTCGCTATTATGCGAGAACAACCTACTGTTGTATTACATGTAGCTCACTCGGTTGTTCGAAGACTTAGTCCCTTCGTACGGcag GTCGATTTTGCTCTCGATTGGCTGTTCCTAGAAAGTGGTAGAGCAGTATATAGACAAGGAGATGAATCTGATTCGACTTTCATCGTTCTAAGTGGTCGATTACGATCAGTAATCACGTATACAAACGGGAAAAAAGAACTTGTTGCCGAGTATGGTAAAGGAGATCTAGTTGGTATCGTAGAAATGGTCACTCAGACTCCACGATCAACAACAGTAATGGCAGTACGAGACTCTGAGCTAGCAAAACTCCCTGAAGGATtatttaatgttattaaacTACGTTTCCCGATAGTAGTTACACGACTGATAAATTTACTTGGACATCGTATTCTTGGCACTTGGCAACAAGCACACGCAAAGAACGGTAGTAGTGATACACA ACGTGCTGCTGCGACAGTCGATGCAAGACCAGCCCAAGTGAATTTTTCAACTGTCGCGATAGTTCCAGTATCCGATGATGTACCATTAACTGCATTTACATATGAACTTTATCATTCATTATGCGCTATTGGGCCGTGTTTACGTCTCACCTCAGAAGTCGTTCGCAAA ACATTAGGTAGTACTATCATGGAACCTGTAAATGAATATCGATTAACTTCGTGGCTTGCACAGCAAGAAGATCAGCACAGAATTTCGTTATACCAATGTGATTCGACATATACACTGTGGACTCAACGGTGTGTCCGACAAGCTGATTGCATCCTTATCGTAGGACTAGGGGACCGACCTCCATCTATAGGTAGAACTGAACGAGAAGTTGAACGTTTAGTGATGAGAACGCAGAAAGAATTGGTACTTTTGCACAGAGAAGGTGGGCAACGGCCTTCAAATACAGTACAATGGTTAAATATGAGATCTTGGGTTTCTAGTCATCATCATATTCAGTGTCCCAAACGAATGTTTACAAGAAGATCTCAGTATAGAATT aaCGAGCTGTATTCGAAAGTTCTTATGTCTGAACCAAACGTGCATAGCGATTTTAGTAGACTTGCTCGTTGGTTAACCGGAACTTCGGTAGGGCTTGTGCTCGGTGGTGGTGGTGCTAGAGGTGCGGCGCACGTAGGAATGCTCAAAGCAGTTCTCGAAGCTGGTATACCTATTGATATGGTTGGTGGAGTTAGTATTGGAGCATTTATGGGTGCACTGTGGTGCATGGAAAAGAATATTACAACAACCACTCAGAAAGCACGTGAATGGTCCAAG AAAATGACACAGTGGTGGAGACAAATAATGGATCTGACATATCCAGTAACATCCATGTTTTCAGGAAAggattttaataaaacgatTCAAACAACATTCGGAGATACGTATATAGAAGATCTCTGGTTACCGTACTTTATAATAACCACTGACATCACTGATTCCTGTATGCGTACGCACACGCACG GATCGCTGTGGCGGTATATTCGGGCTTCGATGTCTTTGTCTGGTTACATGCCCCCCATGTGTGACCCAGTTGATGGCCATCTCCTGCTCGACGGCGGGTACGTCAATAACCTTCCAG CTAAGTCAACTCAGGTTTACTATGGAGATACATTCGAGCCAGTATGA